The following proteins are co-located in the Pelagicoccus sp. SDUM812003 genome:
- a CDS encoding ferritin-like domain-containing protein: MDTDLHKLFIDQLQDIYDAEHRIAEAIPQKIDAAQSPDLKLSLEGHLQETKDHIARLERVFEELGETPERSTCQATKGLLTEANELLETFRGTKAIDAAIVCAGQKVEHYEIATYGCLFTWAKQMGHSHIAAILKDSLSEEKEADSKLTAEAKTESNLVAEAIR; the protein is encoded by the coding sequence ATGGACACCGATTTACACAAGCTATTCATCGACCAACTACAGGACATCTACGACGCTGAGCACCGCATCGCGGAAGCGATCCCCCAAAAGATCGACGCTGCCCAGTCCCCTGACTTGAAGCTCAGCCTCGAGGGGCATCTGCAGGAAACGAAGGACCACATCGCTCGTCTCGAGCGCGTCTTCGAGGAACTGGGCGAAACCCCGGAGCGCAGCACCTGCCAAGCGACCAAAGGCCTGCTGACTGAGGCCAACGAACTGCTCGAAACCTTCCGTGGCACCAAAGCGATCGACGCGGCCATCGTCTGCGCCGGACAGAAGGTGGAGCACTACGAAATCGCCACCTACGGCTGCCTTTTCACTTGGGCCAAGCAAATGGGCCACTCCCATATCGCAGCCATCCTGAAGGATTCGCTCAGCGAGGAGAAGGAGGCCGACAGCAAGCTGACCGCCGAGGCGAAAACCGAATCGAACCTCGTCGCGGAGGCCATCCGCTAA